One genomic segment of Verrucomicrobiia bacterium includes these proteins:
- the fsa gene encoding fructose-6-phosphate aldolase — MKLFLDTANVDEIRAINDIGVLDGVTTNPSLVAKERADFRGILKEICGMVKGPVSAEVVATDYEGMIKEGTELAKVADNIVVKVPLLKEGVKAVGRFTSLGIKTNVTLIFSPLQALLAAKNGASYVSPFVGRLDDVSHEGLQLVEEIITIFDQYEYKTEVLVASVRHPLHLVDAAMLGADVATMPFKVFDQIFRHPLTDVGLKTFLADWEKGKKQI; from the coding sequence ATGAAGCTTTTTCTGGATACCGCCAACGTTGACGAAATCAGGGCCATAAACGACATCGGCGTTCTGGATGGCGTCACCACCAACCCGTCGCTGGTGGCCAAGGAGCGAGCCGATTTCCGTGGAATTTTGAAGGAGATTTGCGGGATGGTCAAAGGTCCGGTTTCCGCCGAGGTGGTGGCCACCGATTACGAGGGAATGATTAAAGAAGGCACGGAACTGGCCAAGGTGGCCGACAACATCGTAGTCAAAGTGCCGCTTTTGAAAGAAGGGGTCAAGGCGGTCGGCAGGTTTACCTCGCTGGGAATCAAAACCAACGTCACTTTGATTTTCTCCCCTTTGCAGGCGCTCTTGGCCGCCAAAAATGGCGCCTCCTACGTTTCCCCCTTCGTCGGCCGGCTGGATGACGTTTCCCACGAAGGGTTGCAGTTGGTGGAGGAAATCATCACTATTTTCGACCAGTATGAGTACAAAACGGAGGTCTTGGTCGCTTCCGTCCGCCATCCCCTGCATTTGGTGGATGCGGCCATGCTGGGGGCGGACGTGGCCACGATGCCCTTCAAGGTTTTCGACCAGATTTTCCGCCATCCTTTGACCGACGTCGGCCTGAAAACCTTTTTGGCCGACTGGGAGAAGGGGAAGAAGCAGATTTGA
- a CDS encoding phosphatidylserine decarboxylase family protein, with translation MAKDGWPFVLPFATLAILSFAAAFKTGRPWLWFLSFLLLFLTLFFAYFFRDPERKIPSDDNLILSPADGRIVAVEPANEPLFLKSQAQKISIFLSPLDVHINRIPVSGKVDYFSYLPGKFLAAYKDKASTDNEQTVIGISSSNGKILFKQIAGILARRIVCRLKLGQEVKAGEKFGMIRFGSRVDIFLPEGLELKVQKGDKVTGGETIMAVAKTLTSKPEVQTPMGAKK, from the coding sequence ATGGCCAAGGATGGCTGGCCCTTTGTTTTGCCTTTTGCAACCCTGGCGATTTTATCCTTCGCCGCCGCCTTCAAAACGGGCCGTCCCTGGCTCTGGTTTTTAAGCTTTCTTTTACTTTTTTTGACGCTCTTTTTTGCCTATTTTTTCCGCGACCCGGAAAGAAAAATACCATCCGATGATAACCTGATTCTTTCTCCGGCGGATGGCAGGATTGTCGCCGTTGAACCCGCCAACGAGCCGCTTTTTTTGAAAAGTCAGGCCCAAAAAATTTCGATTTTCCTTTCCCCTTTGGATGTGCACATCAACCGCATCCCAGTATCAGGCAAGGTGGACTATTTCTCCTATTTGCCCGGCAAGTTTTTAGCGGCCTACAAAGACAAGGCCTCAACGGATAACGAGCAGACCGTAATTGGCATTTCGTCATCTAATGGCAAAATCTTGTTTAAACAGATAGCCGGTATTTTGGCCCGCCGGATTGTCTGCCGTTTGAAATTGGGGCAGGAGGTCAAAGCCGGGGAAAAATTCGGAATGATTCGCTTCGGCTCGCGGGTGGATATTTTCCTGCCAGAGGGACTGGAGTTGAAAGTGCAAAAGGGCGATAAAGTAACGGGAGGGGAAACGATAATGGCCGTTGCTAAAACTTTAACCTCAAAGCCCGAAGTTCAAACGCCAATGGGAGCCAAAAAGTAA
- the pssA gene encoding CDP-diacylglycerol--serine O-phosphatidyltransferase: MPNIRPIFPGAFTMGNLLFGFLAVLSAFDGEALQAAWFVLVAAFLDGLDGTVARISKATSKIGIELDSLADLMSFGLAPALIFYSFKLFEFGKWGFVIGFIYVMCGAFRLARFNVQVKSEEKRYFTGLPIPMAGSTLAAYTIFCYQIWGELRSSEIVITMMVVFSALMVSTVEYEGKPRGFRTLADRVKWLSIFVGSVLVIIEPRLTIFPICAGYILFGIGREIYRLFKSGQVARIAQKEITFRSRIKDEWKPPDMKFKE; this comes from the coding sequence ATGCCCAACATCCGCCCTATTTTTCCCGGCGCTTTTACGATGGGGAATCTGCTTTTTGGGTTCCTCGCCGTTTTGTCCGCCTTCGACGGCGAGGCCTTGCAGGCCGCCTGGTTCGTGCTGGTGGCCGCTTTTTTGGACGGGCTGGATGGCACCGTGGCCCGCATTTCCAAGGCCACCTCCAAAATTGGCATTGAACTCGATTCCCTGGCCGATTTGATGTCCTTCGGCCTGGCCCCCGCTTTGATTTTCTATTCCTTCAAGCTTTTTGAGTTCGGCAAATGGGGGTTCGTCATCGGCTTTATCTATGTGATGTGCGGCGCGTTCCGCTTGGCCCGCTTTAACGTGCAGGTGAAATCGGAGGAAAAGCGGTACTTCACCGGCCTGCCGATACCGATGGCCGGCTCCACTCTGGCCGCCTACACCATTTTCTGCTACCAGATTTGGGGGGAACTGCGCTCCAGCGAGATAGTGATCACGATGATGGTGGTCTTTTCCGCCCTGATGGTTTCCACCGTGGAATACGAGGGGAAACCCCGCGGCTTCCGCACCTTGGCCGACCGGGTCAAGTGGCTTTCGATCTTCGTCGGCTCGGTTTTGGTCATCATCGAGCCGCGTTTGACCATTTTCCCCATCTGCGCCGGTTACATTCTCTTCGGCATCGGGCGGGAAATTTACCGTCTTTTCAAATCCGGCCAGGTGGCCCGTATCGCCCAGAAGGAAATCACCTTCCGCTCCCGAATAAAAGATGAGTGGAAGCCGCCGGATATGAAGTTTAAAGAGTAA
- a CDS encoding three-Cys-motif partner protein TcmP, whose translation MTAKNEEMESLEHLKQVSKIKLTILQKYLPVWETILGSQPFWHGINYIDCYAGPGFYEYKGKKEQGSPLIVVQTAKEFLRKYPGKEMTVGLVENNAKQFTLLQKALKTLHPYPKNLTVDIQPGDSTDLIPNLLNVFKNLAPTFFMVDPYGHPLTIPILNQILSQKYTEALINFMFFRINMDINNPKVKDRLNKMFGDEEWQKQEFIRYRGIQREIGMLEYFKGKLQARFKLHFRIRFDVEDKIRGNRTKYYLIHASNHVKAALLMKEVMWRLGDEEGLFDYGGSAQGILFSSSPTEYELRDYLLKNFSDKKMTFDEIREETWEIPFIEKHYRAVLKKLERESPPLVKIERVFSKKDGLQKNDLVYILPHV comes from the coding sequence GTGACTGCAAAGAATGAGGAGATGGAAAGTCTTGAGCATCTAAAACAGGTCTCCAAGATTAAACTCACAATTTTGCAGAAATATCTGCCAGTTTGGGAGACAATTCTTGGCTCACAGCCGTTCTGGCATGGTATTAATTATATCGATTGCTACGCTGGTCCTGGTTTTTATGAATACAAGGGGAAAAAAGAACAGGGTTCTCCTCTTATTGTGGTTCAAACAGCCAAAGAATTCTTAAGAAAATATCCAGGCAAGGAAATGACTGTCGGCTTGGTGGAAAATAATGCGAAGCAATTCACTTTATTGCAAAAGGCTTTAAAGACTCTGCACCCTTATCCCAAAAATCTTACTGTAGATATTCAACCTGGTGATAGTACCGACCTAATTCCTAATTTATTGAATGTATTTAAAAATTTGGCTCCTACTTTTTTTATGGTTGATCCTTATGGTCATCCTCTAACAATTCCAATTCTTAACCAAATCCTAAGTCAAAAATACACGGAAGCACTCATTAATTTTATGTTTTTTAGAATCAATATGGATATTAATAATCCTAAAGTGAAGGATCGGCTTAATAAAATGTTTGGGGACGAAGAATGGCAAAAGCAGGAATTTATAAGGTATAGAGGAATTCAACGTGAAATTGGCATGTTAGAATATTTTAAGGGTAAGCTACAAGCAAGGTTTAAACTTCATTTTAGAATACGTTTTGATGTAGAGGACAAAATTAGGGGGAACAGAACTAAATATTATTTAATACACGCCTCGAATCATGTAAAAGCTGCCCTACTCATGAAGGAAGTAATGTGGCGGCTTGGCGATGAAGAAGGGCTTTTTGACTATGGCGGCTCGGCTCAGGGAATTTTGTTTTCAAGTTCACCAACCGAGTATGAGTTGCGTGACTACCTGTTGAAGAACTTTTCTGATAAGAAAATGACCTTTGACGAAATCCGCGAAGAAACGTGGGAAATACCGTTTATTGAAAAGCACTATAGGGCAGTTTTAAAGAAACTCGAAAGAGAGTCACCACCATTAGTAAAAATAGAAAGGGTATTTTCTAAAAAGGATGGTCTTCAAAAGAATGATTTAGTATATATTCTTCCACACGTATGA